DNA from Triticum aestivum cultivar Chinese Spring chromosome 7D, IWGSC CS RefSeq v2.1, whole genome shotgun sequence:
TACTGTCTATTCGATCATTATAGTTTCCCATCCGACATATACTTGAATGCTGCATACTGTTCTTTAAGAATCAAGAGTTTGTCAAGATGGTAATGAAACTGAGTAACTAAAATAGCAGGAGAAACGAACTTATTGGCATGGCTGTCAACTCTCACAACATGGTACGCACAGTTACAAGGTACAACTGCTAGTGACCTATATAAATGTGTCAAGTGAGCAATAAACATAAGAATTGGGATTATATCCGGTGCACATCATCAATTAGATGCAATCATGCAAACCACTTTGGCTTCAATATCAAATCATATTAGAAGTCACCAAACAAATGTCATCAAGGTGGTGGATTAATGTAATATACTCCCtctctaaagaaatataagagcattttgatTACTAAACTAGTGATCTTAATGCTCTTttatttgtttacggagggagtaccatgtAAAATTTCAAATTCAATTCAGTTTGTATTGAGGTTctaaaagaaaatggaaaaataaTGAAAGAAGAGTAAAAAAATCTCCTTTATGTCTTTCTTAACTAATGTGGAGTTTTTACTGGAAATTTTGAAGGGGTACAATGCTTGATATAGTGTGCTCTCACAAAACTAACTTTTTCACATTCATTTGAGTGTTTAATATATTTGAACTATATATGTCTGCAACAATACAAGGGGGTTTtctccacacacaaaaaaaaacaatGTCAGGGACATATAGAGTGCAATAAATTCACTTATGTGTGAAATCATGCAAACTCTCGCATGAGTAGTTGGATGCTAGTTGCATGGTCTAGATTCATTAGTTAATCATAGATGTCATCCCTCATTAAAAAAAATAGTATATGTGTTATTCAGAAAGTTATCTATCTGGTTATTACAGCCTTTTCATACACAATCGCTAGTAATCTACAAATACCATGGTTAAGCAGATTGCATTAGGAAGAAAGTTCTTACCTCTATCTGACTCCTTATAGCCTTTTCATATGCCTTCTGTAGTGAATTTCCAGGGTCCCTGCTACCAGTTGTTGAACTAACTGGACCACGTGAATAAGAAGGCTGAGGTTCTAATGGATGGCCGGTGGAAGTACTTGCTTCTCCTGGTTGTGAAGTACTTGGTGTAGCGTGCAGAGGTCCTGAGTTCCTGATGATTGATAAAGGGCACTTCAATTCACCGGCattaaaaagtactccctccgtcccaaaataagtgtcgtggacAGTACATAGGGAGTATTTGACAAAGTAAATACCGTTGTTTCAATAGTCTATCAGTGCAATAGTGGAACTGACATAGACAGTGACTAACCCAACCTCGGGTAGCTAAGTATGAAGAAAGTTGGTCACATGCAGTACTAACTTGCTGTACAAAAGGTCAAAACCCAGAAGGCCAGAACTGAATAAAAGCATGTTAACTTAATCTAATGCAATAACAATTAAGTTATAATGTGTTCCCACTTAGAAGGCAATGTTAGTATTTTCCCACGCCATGCATTCATCTCATTTTTTTGCTGTTGTGCACTCTTTGGGTCAACCACTTCAATGAGACGACCACAGTGCAGAAACATAAAAATGGTGCAACCAAATGCAAAGGATTAGTGGCAAAAAGAAAATTGCTCCAAAGTGCGTATACTTATCACGGAAAAAAGAACATGTTCTACCAATTGTTATCCACTATATTAAACCACCATCAACATGGCACAGGCAAATTAAAAAATTATTAACTAAACTGGCAAAGTTTGCAGATATATTCCAAGTCAAAAGTGTCATAGCTTGCAACTGAGAGACCTAAGAACTATGGAAGTTGCAAATGTAATCTATGGAAAAAAAAAGAGCCATCATTTATTATCATAACTAATGGATCGCTAGCATAATCATAAAGAGCTTCACATTTCAAAGTGTAACCTATTCCAGAAAAACATACCTATTCAAAGTGTTCACTGGAGGATAAGCAAATGATCTCCCATATAAGGAAGCAGCTGAAGCAGCAGCCTCAAGTTTTGCTTGACGCATGTTCACGTTCTCAGTTGGTGCTCCTCCTGAACTTGGAGTACCAGTGCCTGCACCGATTTTCCTTACATTTAATTAGGATTGACATACAAAACTGGTTGCATAATGTACTACTGACTGATAAAAATGGTTAAATGGGAAAGTACGATTCAAAAACTCAGACCAATGAAGAGAATCTCACCAGGCTGAACTCCAGGTTGAGCTCCATGCTGTTGTGCTGATGCTGCACGTCCATTATCTGGGGGGATAATTGGAGCTCTACATGTTGGGCAAGTATGTTGGCGCTGTAGCCATGACCTCAAACAATGTACATGGAACAAGTGTCCACAGAGCAGCTTCTTTGCTGTGGTCATCTCTTCACGGCAAATAATACATGTGACATCACTCCTGAATATATAAAGAATCTAAATCATAAACAAGTTCAATTGCTGAATCAGTCAATCAACCAAAACAGTACCAATGAAACTAAATGTACTCACGCATCAAGCTCATCTGGTGTAGCATCTGGAAAGCGTTCATTCATGTTGGAAGTCACCTTTCTGTAGCGTATATAATCTGAAATGCGAATTCTGAAGTTGCGGAAGGTCTCATACAGCTCACGAATCAAATGCAGTGGGACACCATAGTTCCTGATATCAAAATAACAGATCAGCCTTAGAAGTTCAAACTACAATATCCTAAGGGGAAAGAACATTTTATAAAAGAACTTACAGGAAGATCGCTATGAAGAATAGCATATATAAAGACAAGTGCACAAGGTCACTGATAAGCTCCAAATAAAATGTATACACTGCTTTATTCTCCCATTGACCTTCCGCTAGCATGTCGCTGACATAGAATACATACTTCACGAATGTCGATACTGTCGATGTTGCCAGTATCATATACCTAAAACATGAGTCGCACATGTGTGAGCTACTATGAATCTCAATATCTAGAAATAATACATCAGTAATCATCTGCAGATATCAAGAATAATAGAATTATAACCTGAAGTAAATAACGCAAGATTAATCATCAGCTCAATATGGTAGCTTTCTCGGGGTATAACTCAATATGGTAGTTACCTTGCCTGAAAGGCATGTCCCGTGCTTTAAAAAGCAATAATCAACAAAGAAATTCCATAACTGGTGAGATTTACCGTAGTTTAGACAACTGATCAAATGATTTGCACTGCTTTCACTTAAATGTATTGCTTAAACTTAGAAGAATAATTCAACAAGTTCCTGGACTTGGATTTTGACAAATGACAATCATAACATACAAGAAAAACTATTCATGGTCTAGTAGATGCGCCAAATGAAATGATTAACTGTTGAGTGCCATTGCGTTAGCCCTGATGCAGAAGTTGCTAGATAAAATTGATGGCAAACATTACTTAAGAATGAGTAACAAGTAACATGTCATCCTACTAGTGCGTCTTCAAGCATATATATAACAAGAAATTCTGGTGTTTATCTGTGCTGTGCTGCATGTTTATTGAAAAATATCCACTTCACATTCACACAGGTTACATTAATCTGTCATATCATGAAAGAGGGGCTTTCCAGGAACAGTTCGCATTTTTCACAAACTTCCACCCTTAGGTATATAACCAAAGCATGCCCTCCATATTTGAGATCAAACAGTTGATGCTTTTTTTTCAATTTGATCAGACGGATACTATTTGAAAGGTCGTGTGGCATAATAAAGATGCTAC
Protein-coding regions in this window:
- the LOC123165296 gene encoding ERAD-associated E3 ubiquitin-protein ligase HRD1, which encodes MIRLQTYAVFSLLATITSVYYAFSSREQFYPAMVYLSTSKICFVLLLNTGLVAMCVAWQLVKRVFLGTLREAEVERLNEQSWREVVEILFAVTIFRQDFSVSFLAMVAALLLVKALHWLAQKRVEYIETTPSVPMLSHIRIVSFMLFLLVVDCLFLANSLGSLIQKREASVAIFFSFEYMILATSTVSTFVKYVFYVSDMLAEGQWENKAVYTFYLELISDLVHLSLYMLFFIAIFLNYGVPLHLIRELYETFRNFRIRISDYIRYRKVTSNMNERFPDATPDELDASDVTCIICREEMTTAKKLLCGHLFHVHCLRSWLQRQHTCPTCRAPIIPPDNGRAASAQQHGAQPGVQPGTGTPSSGGAPTENVNMRQAKLEAAASAASLYGRSFAYPPVNTLNRNSGPLHATPSTSQPGEASTSTGHPLEPQPSYSRGPVSSTTGSRDPGNSLQKAYEKAIRSQIEVLQIQLQMMQQGATSSTTSNENAEQAGK